The Methanoregula boonei 6A8 genome has a window encoding:
- the cgi121 gene encoding KEOPS complex subunit Cgi121, translating to MDDTESSCTIRYAEVTVTEPDILLEVLRAIADRAGSCIVCFDADKLAGQVHAKAALRLARRSLEAGAAISHSFEMEALLYAAGSRQCSTAVSFGLHKGENHLYVCCCPATEGIWDLLSNQLQFRAGPSEDLSPERKNQLMILFAISPAECAAAGENRLRDLVLERVALLDVSK from the coding sequence ATGGACGACACGGAAAGTTCCTGCACGATCCGGTATGCGGAAGTAACAGTTACAGAGCCAGATATCCTGCTTGAGGTACTCCGGGCAATTGCCGATCGGGCAGGATCCTGCATTGTCTGCTTTGATGCTGACAAGCTCGCCGGTCAGGTACATGCCAAGGCAGCACTCCGGTTAGCCCGCCGATCCTTGGAGGCCGGGGCGGCAATATCCCACTCCTTCGAGATGGAGGCACTGCTTTATGCTGCCGGAAGCAGGCAGTGCAGCACCGCGGTATCCTTTGGCCTGCACAAAGGTGAAAATCACCTCTATGTCTGCTGCTGCCCGGCTACGGAGGGAATCTGGGATCTACTATCTAATCAATTGCAGTTCCGTGCCGGGCCAAGTGAGGATCTTTCACCGGAGAGAAAGAACCAGCTTATGATTCTCTTTGCGATTTCCCCGGCCGAATGTGCTGCCGCCGGGGAAAACCGTCTCCGGGATCTGGTGCTAGAACGGGTGGCACTTCTCGATGTAAGCAAATGA
- a CDS encoding MogA/MoaB family molybdenum cofactor biosynthesis protein — translation MKQEHLQPVTVIAGVITVSTSRNQEKDTSGKSIQAILTEAKILIRHYAVVPDKIEAIRTELYQAIRTCNCVIINGGTGLTHDDCTIEAVSPLLEKRMDGFGELFRMKSYEEIGTSSMLSRAVAGTIQGKAIFCIPGSTAAVTLATKTLILPEIDHILSHANR, via the coding sequence ATGAAACAGGAACACCTCCAACCCGTTACAGTTATTGCAGGGGTGATCACAGTCTCTACCTCCCGGAATCAGGAAAAAGATACCAGTGGAAAGTCTATTCAGGCCATTCTTACAGAAGCAAAGATTCTTATCCGGCATTATGCGGTTGTACCGGATAAGATCGAAGCAATTCGTACCGAATTGTACCAGGCGATCCGGACCTGCAATTGTGTCATTATCAATGGGGGAACCGGGCTGACCCACGATGATTGTACCATTGAGGCAGTCTCTCCACTTCTGGAAAAGAGGATGGATGGATTTGGCGAGCTGTTCCGGATGAAAAGTTATGAGGAGATCGGGACATCCTCAATGCTTTCTAGGGCTGTTGCCGGCACCATTCAGGGAAAGGCCATTTTCTGCATTCCTGGTTCAACTGCTGCAGTAACTCTTGCCACAAAAACCCTGATTTTACCGGAGATCGATCATATCCTCTCCCACGCGAACCGGTAA